The genome window ACTAATGGGTAAATCATTCTGTATAATATGGATAATGACTTCCCGGTGGAATTCAATTTGGAGATGCATTAGTGTTAAAGCAGGTGTAAATGGTACAAACATCACAAAACAAGTCAGTTGCTGTTACAGTCACCCAATATCACCCAAGAGCTGCCAAAGTATGCCATTTGGTAAAGGGCTAACcaaaacaactttaaaaatcACCCAATTTAAATCCATTCATTTTGCAATTCAGAGGATGAAAATTTCCTAACCCAAACACACTTTAAATATCCTCGTTCCTCACTTCGCATGCACACATCATTCTTCAACGCTTCTATCTTGCTAATGTGTGGAGAGAcatgtaacaaataaaaaacaaatgcaaATGTACGTGGCTAAAAACATGGTAAAAAGTAAGCGCCCATTTAATAACCATTTGGttcttagttttcagtttttacttCTTGTGCTTAAGGTGTGAGGAAAGTATATGGTGGAGTTGAGGAAGAGTAGGGAAGAATGTAAagaaatgtaaaagaaaaggaaacaaaatcaaaagctatttttaagttgttttcactttcaagattttgttttcatCCTTCTTTCGTTATTTCTTCCCCTTCCTCACTCCATCCTTCTTCATCACTCATTTCCCCCATATATATACTTTCCTCATATCTCAAGCACAAAAAGTGAAAAAGGCGAAACCAAACGGTGATCAAACGGACCTTAACCTTCTTACAATTTTCAAGCATAAATTTGAGGTTAATAACTAACAAGTAAAGCCCCTAACAATCAAATATACAACCCATCACTCCCCAAATAAGCATATAAGGCTTTCCTGGTCCTCTATTTCTACTTTCTACATCTCTAAGGTGATTATTATAAATGCTCTCCATCTAAATCCCCACCTGCAGCTACAAATGTATTGGATAACCTCTTTCCCATCTTAGGCCTTGTCAGTGATGTTCGGGAAATAAGCAATTCATAGATTATGCATGAGAAAGACTTCTCGTCCTAGAGAAATAATAGGAATGCAGCGCAAATTCATGAGACATTACAATTCTACCAATACAAAAGTAACCTAACGGATATACCTGGTTCCCCTGTTAGACACCCCATACGGTATAGCCTCCATCTTCAACTCGGATCCATTGCCTCCAAAGCATAGGCCTCCACTATTTCCAATTGAGTGTAAGGGCATGCTCTGGAAGCTCGCACTGTGGCTGGAGCCCCCGATCACACTGTCTGACGTCACAGTTGACAAAGATTGAGAGGCAGTTTGTGATTCCACAAGCTTTCTTGAACGATTGCGGCCGCGGTTCATGTGCCGCTCGCAATACTTGGAGTCCTGATATGCATCTTTGGAGCACCTCCATTTCTTGCCATCCGTCCTCCGGCACCGCCCCGGCTCCGGGTCTATCTTCTTCCCGCAATAGGAAGCATAACCCCCTAACATATTGAAAAAAAACATCTATTTAtaccaaaaacccaaaagatAACAATACAACATGCATATCACAACAACAATTGCCCGTTAAATTCCGGAACTATAAACAATCAAATCGATAATATAAGAACAAAAAGAGTGGAAATTTGAAGGAGAGAATTACAGGTGGGGTGGTGAGGTAAGAAATTGGGGGAAATGAGGTTGAAACTGGTGCGAATAGGGGCAAGGAGCTCAGAAGGAACAGGGACTCCTGCCTTGAGATACTTGAATATCAAAGCTTGATGCTCCATCTCAGCCCATTGCGCCACTGTGAAGAGCGGCGCGTGACCTCCAGCGCCCACCGACGACCCGCTCATTTCAGACTAAATGCTAACAAAAACATCCAAATCTCAATTAGTCATACtcttacagagagagagagagagagagagagagagagagagagagagagagagagagaggggagaggaTGAGGTTACCTTGGAGTTGGAGACGGTGGTGGAGAAGAAGGGTTTTGCCAAATTCGTCGGGAAGCGAGGAAATGAGAGTATCTGGTCTGTGTTTTGTACTCGAGAGAGGCAGACACTTAAAGTTCAGTCCAagaatggttttttatttttacccaaTTTCTTTTTGGATTGCGTAACTCAAATCTTATTCTCAAAGCACCGTGCAATGCcttttttaagttaaaatgttCCTTCAAATTAGGATGATTCCTTACTTTGgtctgagatttaaaattgataggactcgtttattatttgtttatcatcaatcattcaaattttttcattaaaaatctctattaaataagaagaaaataacaaaaatatccTACATTTTTGTCGAATCTTGTTGtctcattgtttattaaattaaggTCATATTTGATATAACTTTAATTAAAAGTAGAGGTGGGTATCCACTGGCGGAGCCACATTAAGGGCTACCATGGGCTATAACCTAGGTAGCTttcaatgaaaaataaaatattacatgtaatttttattgattttcaaatATAGCTTGTTATAAATTTAGTCACCGATTCAAATTCTCTCAATTTggttatataaaattatatataatacaGTTTACATACCATCTATTTTTCTTACATCTTTTTTTCTCATCGCTTGTTTGAATTTCAACACATATTTGTTTAATAATGAAAATTCTGAAAATTCTCTTAAGCTAGCTGATATTGTGAAAGATACAGTATCAAGTTTCTTTGTTtgtatgtttaaaaaaaaaggcataCAACATACAAAAAGTTAGCGCTCCTCTTTATTTAATCCTAGTTCTGCCATTGTGAAAATTagaccacttagtactacaatctagtGATATCCATCTCCATTTATATGTAAGAGGTCTTAACTCACTCTCCCACCTCTTactgtaaataatatcgtttgttcggTAAGTAGCAAACTGACCAAACCATCCAAACCGACCAAATCAAATTGTTTTGTCGATTTAGTATGGTTTTTGGCCATGAAAAAAAGTTACATGGTTTAAAAATCTTGACTAAACTGATTTTAGGTTTCTTTGATTCGGTTTTGATACTTTACAAAGCGTCCAAAATCAAAACGAACCATAGATTGTCTGCTAACATGAGAGAGGGGAAAGGGGCCAAGGGGCCATCTCCGCGAGGATGCTTGTTGCAGTACGATTTTGTCCATATTGCCCTACGCTACGCCCATATCTTCAGGTGCCGCTCTCTGGttgaggagaaattttttattttgacggAAATATGGATAGTATATTACGTGTTTTTACATAAGTAgtgacaaattttattttttaagttattaattttttaacacgcATATCTCACAATTTGTATAATGATACGTAGTGTATCACTCCGTGTACCGATCACATTGAAAGATCTCTTCTGGTTGAGGTTGCATTCACTTTGACACATGGTTCAACTTAGTCCCAAACTccccaacaggatcctctccggatccttttaGTGAGGATCTTGAGGATCCGTGAATCatgtccgtttatcgtacatcgtgcggtcagtttttgtcaagtactatttatgtttatttttaaataaaaatatttaaaatgatttctgaccacacgatgtatgatgaatagACATGATTCACGGATCCGGTGAGGATCCGGACTCCTAGACTCCCAGTTGACTTGAtgaaatttatgttttttttttttttaacaaacgatagtatctacactaaggtAGAGAggatgggcttagcctcacaatgagctagcaataatgtggttcaaattcacttttggcgagaatcgaatataagacctcttacttacaagtgaagatgaatactattagatcgtagtactaagtggcaacgGTTGTAATTGAAGCTTAAACTTAGGCCAAGCTTTCACTTTTGGTCTGTGACTCCAAGTTCCGCTTCAGTTTTGTAGTTTCTTATGCCAATTTTGACTGTAATTTATCAAACAATGCAATCCAAGGGCGCTTACCCTTAAAATCAGTGAATTGCCATGGTGGTTAAGACCTATATCGtcaaccaaaatttaaaattaccaCACTTGACATTCCGATTTAATACTGTACACACGCAAACTCGACGATTATAAAGGTCTCATGACAAACGAGACGCATGCATGGAGCCATGACAAACCCACAAAACCCTCGTGGCCGAAA of Malus sylvestris chromosome 6, drMalSylv7.2, whole genome shotgun sequence contains these proteins:
- the LOC126627484 gene encoding growth-regulating factor 5-like; this encodes MSGSSVGAGGHAPLFTVAQWAEMEHQALIFKYLKAGVPVPSELLAPIRTSFNLISPNFLPHHPTWGYASYCGKKIDPEPGRCRRTDGKKWRCSKDAYQDSKYCERHMNRGRNRSRKLVESQTASQSLSTVTSDSVIGGSSHSASFQSMPLHSIGNSGGLCFGGNGSELKMEAIPYGVSNRGTRGCNTAGSEEHNFMSEAKRCVQAHSTVDSPWRLMEPHVPLKSELRNSSLWLNNSSQLQTLQTMESLSDAAAITKQEYVGGEFGLPGSQKHEQNSLQPLFDEWPKSRDLGFHLNDHRSNTTELSMSNAGATPKYCTRSAESPNDAYT